The Salinibacterium sp. M195 genome includes a window with the following:
- a CDS encoding L-rhamnose mutarotase, with the protein MKRVAQVIGLPPENRDEYERYHAAVWPTILERLAASNIHNYSIYRHGDLLFSYFEYTGDDYEADQAAIAADPETQRWWALQEPLQRPLDDRAEGEWWKELPEVFHVD; encoded by the coding sequence ATGAAACGAGTAGCCCAAGTTATCGGCCTCCCGCCGGAGAACCGCGACGAGTACGAGCGATACCACGCCGCCGTCTGGCCAACGATCCTTGAACGCCTCGCGGCAAGCAACATCCACAACTATTCGATCTATCGCCACGGCGACCTACTGTTCTCGTACTTCGAATACACGGGTGACGACTACGAAGCTGACCAGGCGGCGATCGCGGCAGACCCTGAAACGCAGCGCTGGTGGGCGCTTCAAGAACCGCTGCAACGTCCACTGGATGACCGTGCCGAGGGCGAATGGTGGAAAGAGCTACCCGAGGTCTTCCACGTTGACTAA
- a CDS encoding L-fuconate dehydratase, giving the protein MTTITSVDVYDVRFPTSLTADGSDAMNKDGDYSAAYVVLRTDEKGVAGYGFTFTIGRGNDICALAAEQRAAPLVGRNVDEIVGDLGGIYRELKSDSQLRWLGPEKGVEHLAMAAVMNAVWDLAARRANKPLWRLLTDMTPEQLVDTADFQYLTDAITKEEAVAMLRELAPTKDQRIAELTETGYPCYTTSAGWLGYSDEKLRRLCQEAVDAGYRHIKLKVGANLDEDIRRCGIAREVIGADAKLMIDANQVWDVNEAIVWVKALAEFNPLWIEEPTSPDDVLGHATIRKAVAPIGVATGEHGMNRVLFKQMFQAGAIDFCQLDSARLAGPNEIIAVYLMAKKFGVPVCPHAGGVGLCELVQHLSIFDYVAVSGTLENRVTEFVDHLHEHFVDPCIVENGAYRVPMAPGYSAQMHESSLTEFSFPEGSYWLGAAQAGSE; this is encoded by the coding sequence ATGACTACTATCACCAGCGTTGACGTCTACGATGTGCGTTTTCCGACGTCGCTCACGGCGGACGGTTCAGATGCCATGAATAAGGATGGCGACTACTCGGCCGCCTATGTTGTGCTCCGCACTGATGAAAAGGGCGTCGCGGGCTACGGCTTCACCTTCACCATAGGACGCGGAAACGATATTTGTGCGCTTGCCGCCGAACAGCGGGCAGCACCACTCGTTGGCCGGAATGTCGATGAGATTGTTGGCGATCTGGGTGGTATCTACCGTGAGTTGAAGTCTGACTCACAGCTGCGCTGGCTTGGCCCAGAAAAGGGCGTCGAGCACCTCGCAATGGCCGCCGTCATGAATGCCGTCTGGGATCTCGCCGCCCGTCGGGCCAACAAACCACTCTGGCGCCTGCTCACCGACATGACGCCCGAACAACTCGTTGACACCGCTGACTTTCAGTACCTCACTGACGCCATCACTAAAGAAGAAGCCGTCGCGATGCTGCGCGAGCTGGCTCCTACCAAAGACCAACGCATCGCTGAACTCACCGAGACGGGTTACCCCTGCTACACGACGAGTGCTGGCTGGTTGGGCTACTCCGACGAGAAGCTTCGCCGACTCTGCCAGGAGGCCGTGGATGCCGGCTACCGCCACATCAAACTCAAGGTCGGGGCGAACCTCGATGAGGACATCCGTCGCTGCGGAATCGCTCGCGAAGTGATCGGTGCCGATGCAAAGCTGATGATCGACGCCAACCAGGTGTGGGACGTCAACGAGGCGATCGTCTGGGTGAAGGCGCTTGCCGAGTTCAACCCGCTGTGGATCGAAGAGCCGACGAGCCCGGATGACGTGCTCGGCCATGCCACGATCCGCAAGGCCGTTGCGCCCATTGGCGTTGCGACCGGAGAGCATGGCATGAATCGAGTGCTCTTCAAGCAGATGTTCCAGGCTGGCGCGATCGATTTCTGCCAGCTCGACTCGGCACGCCTCGCTGGCCCGAACGAGATCATCGCCGTGTACCTGATGGCGAAAAAGTTCGGCGTTCCGGTCTGCCCGCACGCTGGTGGCGTTGGGCTCTGCGAGCTTGTGCAGCATCTGTCGATCTTCGACTACGTTGCCGTTTCGGGGACTCTCGAGAATAGAGTCACGGAATTTGTAGACCACTTGCACGAACATTTCGTCGATCCGTGCATTGTTGAGAACGGGGCCTACCGTGTTCCGATGGCACCGGGATACTCCGCCCAGATGCACGAGTCATCGCTGACTGAGTTCTCGTTTCCCGAAGGAAGCTACTGGCTCGGGGCAGCACAAGCTGGCTCGGAATAA
- a CDS encoding sugar transferase: protein MSELRKILPLPKPDAERNHLRLVDSTDFHPLSTTARHPESGLVWARAYEKKLLITDASIIGITMLVALLTRAELSNIPQFLAALNPLMWLGLIGIAVIWLLLLQIFHTRDRTVIGTGANEYKRLITASMATFGLLSVTLLIVEAGYPGRGAVLTIAGGVFVLLASRWSWRRWLTRQRRLGRALSRAVIVGTKTEVDYVVSKIKGNLTAAFAVVGVLAEADEEHSPKSASPTRYKFGADRVAETAAELGADAVIVAGDHGCGNDFIRDLAWQLEGTAAELILASRLANVAGPRIHFRPVEGLPLIHVEIPQFEGGKHVVKRGLDIAVSAVALVILSPLFLLLTLAVRLDSPGGAFFSQVRVGRNLETFRMFKFRSMVSDASTRLAELAEHNEGSGVLFKLRNDPRVTTVGRFIRKYSLDELPQIWNVLKGNMSLVGPRPPLPSEVSAYQGKVNRRMYIKPGLTGMWQINGRSDLNWEDSMRLDLYYVENWSVVGDLVIMWRTFKVILRPVGAY from the coding sequence ATGAGTGAGCTGCGGAAGATTCTTCCCCTACCCAAGCCCGATGCCGAGCGTAACCACCTGCGGTTGGTTGACTCCACCGACTTTCACCCGCTCTCGACAACTGCCCGACACCCTGAGTCTGGTTTAGTTTGGGCCCGCGCGTACGAGAAGAAGTTGCTCATTACCGACGCGTCGATCATCGGAATCACGATGCTCGTCGCGTTGCTGACACGAGCCGAATTGAGCAACATTCCCCAGTTCCTTGCTGCCCTCAATCCTCTGATGTGGCTTGGTCTCATCGGTATCGCGGTGATTTGGCTATTACTGCTCCAGATTTTCCACACGCGAGACCGCACGGTCATCGGCACCGGGGCCAATGAATACAAGCGACTCATCACGGCGAGCATGGCAACTTTTGGCCTGCTCTCCGTTACTCTCCTGATTGTCGAAGCTGGCTACCCTGGTCGGGGAGCGGTGCTCACGATCGCCGGAGGCGTGTTCGTGCTTCTTGCTAGCCGCTGGTCATGGCGCCGCTGGCTCACAAGACAACGCAGACTCGGGCGGGCACTGTCGCGGGCGGTGATCGTCGGAACAAAAACCGAGGTCGACTACGTCGTTTCGAAGATTAAGGGAAACCTGACGGCGGCGTTCGCCGTCGTCGGGGTGCTTGCAGAAGCCGACGAGGAACACTCCCCCAAGTCTGCTTCCCCAACTCGCTACAAGTTTGGTGCTGATCGGGTGGCAGAGACTGCAGCCGAGCTGGGCGCTGACGCCGTAATCGTCGCTGGTGATCACGGTTGCGGCAATGACTTCATCCGCGATCTGGCCTGGCAGCTCGAGGGCACGGCCGCCGAGCTGATACTGGCCTCTCGGCTGGCAAATGTTGCCGGGCCGCGCATCCACTTTCGGCCGGTTGAAGGTCTGCCGCTCATCCATGTCGAAATTCCGCAGTTTGAGGGGGGAAAGCACGTCGTCAAGCGCGGCCTCGATATAGCGGTCTCTGCGGTAGCGCTCGTCATACTCTCCCCGCTCTTCCTCCTCCTGACGTTGGCCGTTCGACTGGATAGCCCCGGTGGCGCATTCTTTAGTCAGGTTCGAGTGGGGCGAAACTTGGAAACCTTTCGAATGTTCAAGTTCCGCTCGATGGTCTCGGATGCGTCAACCAGACTCGCTGAACTCGCCGAACACAACGAAGGCTCTGGAGTGCTTTTCAAGCTGCGGAACGATCCTAGAGTGACCACAGTCGGGCGCTTTATCCGAAAGTATTCGCTCGATGAATTGCCACAGATCTGGAACGTGCTGAAAGGGAACATGAGTTTGGTTGGGCCACGACCGCCCCTGCCAAGCGAAGTGAGCGCTTACCAAGGCAAGGTAAATCGCCGCATGTACATCAAACCTGGTTTGACAGGAATGTGGCAGATTAACGGCCGTTCTGACCTGAATTGGGAGGACAGCATGCGCCTAGACCTCTACTACGTCGAGAACTGGTCTGTGGTCGGTGACCTTGTCATTATGTGGCGCACCTTCAAAGTCATTCTTCGTCCCGTTGGCGCGTACTAG
- a CDS encoding peroxiredoxin-like family protein has product MTLTQQLKDRADASATTKSAEDLDTLNNSVRVVEAAGIINNALKVGDSAPDFELVDAAGKHVRLTELLKTGPVVIAFYRGAWCPYCNLELKALQEMLPEFRAAGATLIAISPQTPDESLSTEEKHNLEFPVLSDGELEAINGFGLLHPVDDRTKAFYESSGYDLVKSNGTTGWQLPLPATYVVKQDSTIAFAFVNADYKLRAEPADVVEAVKAL; this is encoded by the coding sequence ATGACTCTCACCCAGCAACTCAAGGACCGAGCAGACGCCTCGGCTACCACGAAATCCGCCGAAGATCTCGACACCCTCAATAATTCGGTGCGAGTGGTCGAAGCCGCCGGCATCATCAACAATGCTCTTAAGGTTGGCGACAGCGCCCCTGATTTCGAGTTAGTGGATGCCGCTGGAAAGCACGTGCGTCTCACTGAGCTGCTGAAGACCGGACCGGTTGTCATCGCGTTCTACCGCGGAGCCTGGTGCCCATACTGCAACCTCGAACTCAAGGCTCTTCAAGAGATGCTGCCCGAGTTCCGCGCTGCTGGTGCAACGCTCATCGCGATCTCCCCGCAAACTCCCGACGAATCGCTATCGACGGAGGAGAAGCACAATCTTGAATTCCCCGTGCTGTCCGATGGTGAGCTCGAGGCGATCAACGGTTTCGGTCTGCTTCACCCGGTGGATGACCGCACGAAAGCGTTCTACGAAAGTTCCGGGTATGACCTCGTCAAGTCCAATGGAACAACTGGCTGGCAACTGCCGCTTCCCGCGACCTACGTTGTGAAGCAAGACAGCACGATCGCCTTCGCGTTCGTGAACGCTGACTACAAGCTTCGCGCCGAACCGGCCGATGTCGTTGAGGCAGTGAAGGCGCTCTAG
- a CDS encoding SGNH/GDSL hydrolase family protein: MTHQFSSYVAIGDSFTEGVGDELPDGRVRGWADQVALGLALASPTPVSYANLAIRGRLLAPIAGEQLAAAVALRPQLMSINGGGNDIMRPKVSLESITDQLLAAVDTATASGIHVLLLSGGNPSRNLPFGAVMETRGDRLAQQVMTRASKDSVTFVNNWADQELTQLRYWSIDKLHLNARGHARVASNVLSALEIPVPDFAADEGPADNARPRNAAYWREYVLPWIGRRLTGRSSGDNREPKSATLQPVEIAGR; the protein is encoded by the coding sequence ATGACTCACCAGTTCTCCAGCTATGTCGCTATCGGTGACAGTTTCACCGAAGGCGTCGGAGATGAATTGCCGGATGGCCGTGTGCGCGGTTGGGCAGATCAGGTCGCGTTGGGCCTCGCGCTCGCCTCACCTACGCCCGTGTCTTATGCGAATCTTGCGATTCGCGGGCGCCTGCTCGCGCCCATCGCTGGAGAGCAGCTCGCGGCCGCCGTTGCCCTCCGGCCTCAGCTGATGAGCATCAACGGTGGCGGAAATGACATCATGCGCCCCAAAGTGTCGCTGGAATCGATCACCGACCAGCTGCTCGCCGCAGTCGATACGGCGACGGCCAGCGGCATCCACGTTCTCCTGCTGAGCGGTGGCAACCCGAGCCGGAATTTACCGTTCGGCGCTGTTATGGAAACGCGGGGAGATCGTCTGGCGCAGCAAGTGATGACGCGGGCGTCGAAAGACAGCGTGACTTTCGTGAACAACTGGGCGGACCAAGAACTCACCCAATTGCGCTATTGGTCGATTGATAAATTGCATCTCAACGCTCGTGGTCACGCGAGGGTTGCGAGCAACGTGCTGTCGGCGCTCGAGATTCCGGTGCCTGATTTTGCGGCCGACGAGGGACCAGCGGATAACGCTCGCCCCCGCAATGCGGCCTACTGGCGAGAGTACGTGCTCCCCTGGATCGGGCGCCGCCTCACAGGTCGTTCCTCTGGCGACAACCGCGAACCGAAGAGCGCGACTCTGCAACCCGTGGAGATCGCGGGGCGATAG
- a CDS encoding bifunctional 4-hydroxy-2-oxoglutarate aldolase/2-dehydro-3-deoxy-phosphogluconate aldolase, which translates to MAQISNESLDQLFEGQPLMAILRGFGVERSVALARTAWQLGIDSVEVPIQSERDIEALRAVVAAGKELGKSVGAGTVVTLDHVRQAADAGAAFTVSPGFDLDVVRASFEAGMPPLPGVATATEVQTAQSAGLTWVKAFPASLLGTSWFGAMAGPFPAMRFVATGGMDASNAGDYLKAGAKVVAVGSALADETQLPRLAELLASRS; encoded by the coding sequence ATGGCTCAGATCTCTAACGAATCCCTCGACCAGCTCTTCGAGGGCCAGCCGCTCATGGCCATCCTTCGTGGCTTTGGAGTCGAACGCAGCGTCGCCCTAGCCCGCACGGCGTGGCAACTCGGCATCGACTCGGTTGAGGTGCCCATCCAGTCGGAGCGCGACATCGAAGCACTTCGTGCGGTTGTGGCTGCAGGAAAGGAGCTCGGCAAGTCAGTCGGTGCCGGAACCGTCGTCACCCTCGATCACGTACGCCAAGCTGCGGATGCCGGAGCGGCGTTTACGGTGAGTCCCGGCTTCGACCTCGACGTGGTTCGCGCCTCCTTCGAAGCGGGAATGCCGCCGCTTCCCGGCGTCGCCACCGCGACCGAAGTTCAAACGGCGCAGAGCGCTGGCCTTACCTGGGTGAAGGCCTTTCCTGCATCCCTCTTAGGCACCAGCTGGTTCGGGGCCATGGCTGGGCCGTTCCCCGCAATGCGTTTCGTTGCCACCGGAGGAATGGATGCTTCCAACGCCGGCGACTACCTCAAGGCCGGCGCGAAGGTTGTCGCGGTCGGTTCGGCACTCGCCGATGAGACCCAGTTGCCGCGTCTCGCCGAGCTTCTTGCCTCGCGCAGCTAA
- a CDS encoding sugar kinase, which translates to MKPNEQPEVIAIGETMVLITPTVAEPLETAELFRLETGGAESNVAVHLSALGHHAAWASHLGADAFGRRVERQLRERGVDTSLVNFSTDAPTGFYFKDPGNGVIYHRAGSAASAMTPDDLATVPFEQAAITHISGITPSLSAGCSALIDSVLDRAALSNTVVSFDVNYRAGLWPIAEAAPTLLALAQRANIVLVGLDEAEVLWGTTTPEAVRALLSNPEILVIKDGDIGATEFNADGQVFVPAHKVDVVEAVGAGDAFAAGYLSGYLTGLSAEQRLSLGHDRAALVLTSTSDLPTL; encoded by the coding sequence GTGAAGCCGAACGAACAGCCCGAAGTCATCGCGATCGGCGAGACGATGGTGCTTATCACTCCCACCGTCGCCGAGCCCCTCGAAACAGCCGAGTTGTTCCGTCTCGAAACGGGCGGCGCCGAATCGAATGTTGCCGTGCACCTCTCGGCACTCGGCCATCACGCGGCCTGGGCAAGCCATCTCGGTGCCGACGCCTTCGGACGCCGCGTTGAACGGCAACTCCGCGAGCGCGGGGTCGACACCAGCCTCGTAAATTTCAGCACGGATGCGCCCACCGGTTTCTACTTCAAAGACCCCGGCAATGGTGTGATCTACCACCGCGCTGGCTCAGCCGCTTCGGCAATGACTCCGGATGATCTCGCCACTGTGCCATTCGAGCAGGCCGCCATTACCCACATTTCGGGAATCACCCCCTCACTCTCGGCAGGATGCTCGGCCCTGATCGACTCCGTGCTCGACCGCGCCGCACTCAGCAACACCGTCGTCAGCTTTGACGTCAACTACCGTGCTGGCCTCTGGCCAATCGCGGAAGCCGCGCCCACTCTGCTCGCGCTCGCTCAACGAGCAAACATTGTGCTCGTTGGCCTCGACGAAGCCGAAGTGCTGTGGGGAACCACAACGCCTGAAGCAGTGCGCGCGCTGCTGTCAAACCCCGAAATTCTCGTGATCAAGGACGGCGATATCGGTGCCACTGAGTTCAACGCTGATGGTCAGGTCTTCGTGCCCGCCCACAAAGTTGACGTCGTCGAGGCTGTCGGTGCCGGCGACGCCTTCGCCGCCGGGTACCTCAGCGGCTACCTCACCGGACTCTCTGCAGAACAGCGACTGAGCCTCGGCCACGACCGCGCGGCTCTCGTTCTGACATCAACGAGCGACCTCCCCACGCTCTAA
- a CDS encoding IclR family transcriptional regulator: protein MSQSVRRAARIVDSIARRPAGVSELAAEFGVHRSTMFREVQSLEEVGYLRKRKNGEYVLGLHLIALAHQASDSLDLAEIAHDRLVRLHRAVGNTIHLAAVVDRNIVYVDKVEDTSGVRMYSRIGSPVRLHCSGLAKVILAEMPSAERDAVLAGVVWQKFTEKTLTSRTALDAELAAVAERGWAVDDGEFEDFVNCIAVPIHGPAGVVGALSITAIRMAADLKALKAHLSLLGGVAREISTELGAA from the coding sequence ATGTCGCAAAGCGTTCGTCGCGCAGCCCGAATTGTCGATTCGATCGCCCGTCGCCCGGCAGGCGTCAGCGAGCTTGCAGCAGAGTTTGGCGTGCACCGCTCGACAATGTTCCGCGAAGTTCAGTCCCTCGAAGAGGTCGGCTATCTGCGCAAGCGAAAAAATGGCGAGTACGTGCTCGGCCTCCATCTGATCGCGCTCGCCCATCAGGCATCCGATAGTCTCGACCTCGCCGAAATTGCTCACGATCGACTGGTGAGATTGCACCGCGCCGTCGGCAACACCATCCATCTTGCTGCGGTGGTCGACCGCAACATTGTGTACGTTGACAAAGTCGAGGACACGAGCGGAGTGCGCATGTATTCGCGCATTGGCAGCCCAGTTCGTCTCCATTGCAGTGGCCTGGCAAAAGTGATCCTCGCCGAAATGCCTTCCGCCGAGAGGGATGCCGTACTCGCCGGTGTGGTGTGGCAAAAGTTCACCGAGAAGACCCTGACCTCCCGCACTGCATTGGATGCCGAACTCGCGGCGGTCGCGGAGCGCGGCTGGGCGGTCGACGATGGCGAGTTCGAAGACTTCGTGAACTGCATCGCCGTGCCTATTCATGGACCGGCAGGTGTCGTGGGCGCGCTGTCGATCACGGCAATTCGCATGGCCGCCGATCTTAAAGCGCTCAAGGCCCACCTCTCACTGCTCGGAGGCGTCGCGCGCGAGATCTCAACCGAACTCGGCGCGGCCTGA
- a CDS encoding helix-turn-helix domain-containing protein: protein MRPVHPTPSQNRVRVGARLRSSRRAQGLTIEQLASATSLTKGFISRVERDETSPSVATLLTMCEVLSLPIGALFEASETELVSLADAPLINMGGRGTIERMVTPRGQSKIQMLRSTLEPGADGGDKLYTVNCDVEVVHVISGNFEIQFTDRTVSLVAGDTITFPGRELHNWKNPGAAEAEVLWTLVPAAWSGAV, encoded by the coding sequence ATGCGTCCCGTGCACCCCACGCCATCCCAGAACCGCGTTCGGGTCGGTGCACGCCTTCGTTCAAGCCGTCGAGCACAAGGGCTCACGATCGAACAATTGGCCAGCGCCACGAGCCTGACCAAGGGATTCATCAGCCGGGTTGAGCGCGACGAAACCTCCCCAAGCGTCGCAACGCTGCTGACGATGTGTGAAGTACTCTCCCTGCCCATCGGTGCACTCTTCGAAGCATCCGAGACCGAACTCGTGTCACTCGCTGACGCACCGCTGATCAACATGGGTGGTCGTGGCACGATCGAACGGATGGTTACCCCTCGCGGGCAGTCCAAAATTCAGATGCTGCGCTCAACCCTCGAACCCGGCGCCGACGGCGGAGACAAGCTCTACACCGTCAATTGCGACGTCGAGGTCGTTCATGTCATTAGCGGCAACTTCGAGATTCAGTTCACCGATCGCACCGTTTCGCTCGTCGCGGGAGACACCATCACCTTCCCGGGTCGCGAACTCCACAACTGGAAGAACCCCGGCGCCGCAGAAGCGGAAGTGCTGTGGACCCTCGTGCCTGCTGCCTGGAGCGGCGCCGTCTAG
- the speB gene encoding agmatinase encodes MTDQTHQAKRTEPIGPADASVAPRYAGIATFARLPRIEDVPRADIAVVGVPFDSGVSYRPGARFGPAHVREASRLLRPYNPEQDVTPFSTQQVVDAGDISANPFNLDEAVTQIQQGAAALSADGKRLVTIGGDHTIALPLLRVVAEKHGPIAVLHFDAHLDTWDTYFGAPITHGTPFRRASEEGLIDMNASMHVGIRGPLYSRDDLRDDERLGFAIISSAEIETEGLQVAIERMLARLGDRPVYVSVDIDVLDPAHAPGTGTPEAGGMTSRELLAMLRALRNVNIVGADVVEVAPAYDHAQITAVAASHVAYEIISAMTPNTQP; translated from the coding sequence ATGACTGACCAGACTCACCAGGCCAAACGCACCGAACCGATCGGTCCAGCCGATGCAAGCGTTGCGCCCCGCTACGCCGGGATCGCCACCTTCGCCCGCTTGCCCCGCATCGAAGATGTGCCGCGCGCCGACATTGCCGTCGTCGGGGTTCCCTTCGACAGCGGCGTTAGCTACCGCCCCGGCGCCCGCTTCGGCCCGGCCCACGTTCGCGAAGCCTCACGCTTGCTTCGCCCGTACAACCCCGAGCAAGACGTCACGCCGTTTAGCACTCAACAGGTCGTGGATGCTGGCGACATCTCCGCGAACCCGTTCAACCTCGACGAGGCCGTAACTCAGATTCAACAGGGCGCTGCGGCACTCAGTGCCGACGGCAAACGACTCGTCACGATCGGTGGCGACCACACGATCGCCCTTCCGCTCCTGCGGGTTGTCGCCGAGAAGCACGGCCCCATCGCAGTGCTTCACTTCGACGCGCACCTCGACACCTGGGACACCTACTTCGGCGCGCCGATCACGCACGGCACTCCCTTCCGCCGGGCCTCCGAAGAGGGACTCATCGACATGAACGCGAGCATGCATGTTGGCATCCGCGGCCCTCTCTATTCACGAGATGATCTTCGCGATGACGAACGCCTCGGGTTTGCAATCATCTCCAGTGCCGAAATCGAGACCGAGGGTCTTCAGGTCGCCATTGAGCGGATGCTCGCCCGCCTTGGTGATCGCCCCGTCTACGTTTCGGTCGACATCGATGTTCTCGACCCGGCCCACGCGCCAGGCACCGGCACTCCAGAGGCTGGCGGAATGACCAGCCGCGAACTTCTGGCGATGCTGCGCGCACTCCGCAACGTCAACATTGTGGGCGCCGACGTTGTTGAGGTCGCTCCCGCTTACGACCACGCGCAAATTACTGCAGTCGCAGCGTCACACGTGGCATACGAAATAATCTCGGCCATGACGCCGAACACACAACCGTGA
- a CDS encoding cytosine permease, with translation MSAQEPDTQTQSQKVASSVADEATYSSMPLLKSERVWKATDFTWVNVSLAIATWAFLIGGSTVLLVGFLDGIAAMLIGNSIGLSVMALGSVVLSQRLGVEQYRTLRAVFGGVGVVIVVFTIVLLVEAGWTSLLGVMFGRALAQISNQAFGTDFSAGGPIVIAFALLALAAGWYLLSRGPVTISKLNRFVAPGLIVVVVIMMALLMSQHSFQELLDAPPIAPFDDDQLNFAIAIEFNIGAGLSWWPVMGTLARLTRSPKSALWPTYLGILLGTVVAQIVGMAAALLIGESDPTAWMVPVAGPVLGVLTLLFVGFANVTSMAAIAYSTVLALKQSSGRVLERFSWPVLCALFLALPAVLVFFPDFLYGQFQTFVIISGAFVAAICGVIIADYFLLRRQRIQLRALYSSGAGAPYRFHGGLNIAAMIAIAASATFYFWVYNPITLETQPMFSWTTATVPSVVLAMLVYLTMSWVLNIRGNRGGYAAKDSFENAGAK, from the coding sequence ATGAGCGCGCAGGAGCCGGACACCCAGACGCAGTCACAGAAGGTTGCCTCGTCGGTAGCTGATGAAGCGACATACAGCTCTATGCCGCTCCTTAAATCTGAGCGGGTCTGGAAAGCGACAGACTTCACTTGGGTAAACGTGAGCCTCGCGATTGCGACGTGGGCATTCCTTATTGGTGGTTCTACCGTTCTTCTTGTCGGTTTTCTTGATGGAATTGCGGCAATGTTGATCGGTAATAGCATCGGGCTGTCAGTGATGGCCCTCGGGAGCGTGGTGCTGAGCCAGAGGCTCGGTGTCGAACAGTACCGAACTCTGAGGGCTGTTTTCGGTGGTGTTGGCGTAGTGATCGTCGTGTTCACTATCGTGCTCTTGGTCGAAGCCGGATGGACGTCACTTCTGGGAGTGATGTTTGGCCGAGCACTTGCGCAGATTTCGAATCAGGCATTTGGCACGGACTTCTCCGCGGGTGGTCCGATCGTCATTGCCTTCGCACTCCTGGCACTGGCCGCCGGATGGTACTTGCTTTCCCGCGGTCCCGTCACCATCAGCAAGCTCAACAGATTCGTTGCTCCCGGGTTGATCGTTGTCGTCGTGATCATGATGGCTCTGCTCATGAGCCAGCACTCTTTTCAAGAGCTGCTCGACGCGCCACCGATCGCGCCCTTCGACGATGACCAGCTGAACTTCGCTATTGCTATCGAATTCAATATTGGTGCCGGACTCTCCTGGTGGCCGGTGATGGGCACGCTCGCGCGCCTCACTCGCAGCCCCAAGAGTGCGCTGTGGCCCACCTATTTGGGAATCTTGCTCGGCACCGTCGTGGCCCAGATCGTGGGAATGGCAGCGGCGCTGCTCATCGGTGAATCCGACCCCACGGCATGGATGGTTCCGGTTGCCGGCCCCGTCCTTGGCGTGCTCACTCTGTTGTTCGTCGGCTTTGCCAACGTGACCAGCATGGCGGCCATCGCCTACTCGACAGTGCTCGCTCTTAAGCAGTCGAGCGGACGCGTTCTTGAGCGCTTTAGCTGGCCGGTTCTCTGCGCGTTATTCCTGGCCCTCCCGGCAGTCTTGGTCTTCTTCCCTGACTTCCTCTATGGCCAATTCCAGACCTTCGTAATCATCAGTGGTGCTTTCGTTGCCGCAATCTGCGGCGTCATCATTGCTGACTACTTCCTCTTGCGGCGTCAACGGATTCAGCTGCGGGCACTGTACTCCTCAGGGGCCGGAGCCCCCTACCGGTTCCATGGCGGTCTGAATATTGCGGCCATGATCGCAATCGCGGCATCCGCCACGTTCTATTTCTGGGTCTACAACCCGATCACCCTAGAAACTCAGCCGATGTTTAGTTGGACAACCGCAACGGTGCCCTCGGTGGTTCTCGCAATGCTCGTCTATCTGACCATGAGTTGGGTACTGAATATTCGCGGCAATCGCGGCGGCTATGCCGCAAAAGATTCATTCGAGAACGCAGGAGCCAAATGA